The Coffea arabica cultivar ET-39 chromosome 1e, Coffea Arabica ET-39 HiFi, whole genome shotgun sequence genome has a window encoding:
- the LOC140009582 gene encoding uncharacterized protein isoform X2: protein MILLTLLQEILSHSTTLSLVLLDEVGAGTNPQEGAALGMALLESFAEAGPLLTMATTHHGELKTLKYSNKAFENACMEFHEMNLKPTFRILWGVPGRSNAISIAERLGIPNAILDNARELYGVASAEINEIIVEMERFKHNFHKQIQEAQHYLILSKKLHSDLVLTSKNVKEHQRNQRYKMTQKISETAGSARSRLHEKVRQLRTSHNNWQHRSMVKKSEDTLTSVDLQSEAGRSETSNASETLTANNTRQQPVPDKKAEIPKEGDTVVVPSLNKKAVVLKVEPSKEEIVVQAGNMKLKLRLVDVI, encoded by the exons ATGATTTTGCTTACTCTTTTGCAGGAAATTCTATCTCATTCAACAACTTTGTCATTAGTGCTACTAGATGAA GTGGGCGCAGGAACAAATCCCCAAGAAGGCGCTGCATTGGGAATGGCATTGCTTGAATCTTTTGCAGAGGCTGGTCCATTACTAACAATGGCAACAACACATCATGGAGAACTTAAAACCCTTAAATACAG CAATAAAGCCTTCGAAAATGCATGCATGGAGTTTCACGAGATGAACTTGAAGCCCACCTTTAGGATTCTTTGGGGAGTACCAG GCCGTTCAAATGCAATCAGCATTGCTGAAAGGCTTGGAATTCCAAATGCAATTTTGGATAATGCTCGTGAACTTTATGGAGTGGCTAGTGCAGAAATTAACGAG ATTATAGTAGAAATGGAGAGATTTAAGCATAATTTCCATAAGCAAATCCAGGAAGCTCAACATTATCTGAT ATTGTCGAAAAAACTCCATAGCGATCTAGTGTTGACCAGCAAAAATGTCAAGGAACACCAAAGGAATCAAAGATACAAGATGACACAAAAAATATCTGAGACTGCAGGTTCAGCACGTTCAAGGCTTCATGAGAAAGTACGACAGCTTCGAACATCTCATAACAATTGGCAACATAGGTCAATGGTTAAAAAGAGCGAGGACACTTTGACTTCTGTTGATCTGCAAAGTGAAGCAGGAAGAAGTGAGACCTCCAATGCCTCTGAGACTCTAACTGCAAATAATACGAGGCAGCAACCAGTCCCAG ATAAAAAAGCTGAAATTCCAAAAGAAGGTGATACAGTGGTAGTTCCTTCTCTCAACAAGAAAGCAGTAGTTTTGAAGGTGGAGCCATCCAAGGAAGAAATAGTTGTTCAAGCTGGCAATATGAAGCTGAAGTTAAGGCTGGTGGATGTAATCTGA
- the LOC140009582 gene encoding uncharacterized protein isoform X1 produces MILLTLLQEILSHSTTLSLVLLDEVGAGTNPQEGAALGMALLESFAEAGPLLTMATTHHGELKTLKYSNKAFENACMEFHEMNLKPTFRILWGVPGRSNAISIAERLGIPNAILDNARELYGVASAEINEIIVEMERFKHNFHKQIQEAQHYLILSKKLHSDLVLTSKNVKEHQRNQRYKMTQKISETAGSARSRLHEKVRQLRTSHNNWQHRSMVKKSEDTLTSVDLQSEAGRSETSNASETLTANNTRQQPVPADKKAEIPKEGDTVVVPSLNKKAVVLKVEPSKEEIVVQAGNMKLKLRLVDVI; encoded by the exons ATGATTTTGCTTACTCTTTTGCAGGAAATTCTATCTCATTCAACAACTTTGTCATTAGTGCTACTAGATGAA GTGGGCGCAGGAACAAATCCCCAAGAAGGCGCTGCATTGGGAATGGCATTGCTTGAATCTTTTGCAGAGGCTGGTCCATTACTAACAATGGCAACAACACATCATGGAGAACTTAAAACCCTTAAATACAG CAATAAAGCCTTCGAAAATGCATGCATGGAGTTTCACGAGATGAACTTGAAGCCCACCTTTAGGATTCTTTGGGGAGTACCAG GCCGTTCAAATGCAATCAGCATTGCTGAAAGGCTTGGAATTCCAAATGCAATTTTGGATAATGCTCGTGAACTTTATGGAGTGGCTAGTGCAGAAATTAACGAG ATTATAGTAGAAATGGAGAGATTTAAGCATAATTTCCATAAGCAAATCCAGGAAGCTCAACATTATCTGAT ATTGTCGAAAAAACTCCATAGCGATCTAGTGTTGACCAGCAAAAATGTCAAGGAACACCAAAGGAATCAAAGATACAAGATGACACAAAAAATATCTGAGACTGCAGGTTCAGCACGTTCAAGGCTTCATGAGAAAGTACGACAGCTTCGAACATCTCATAACAATTGGCAACATAGGTCAATGGTTAAAAAGAGCGAGGACACTTTGACTTCTGTTGATCTGCAAAGTGAAGCAGGAAGAAGTGAGACCTCCAATGCCTCTGAGACTCTAACTGCAAATAATACGAGGCAGCAACCAGTCCCAG CAGATAAAAAAGCTGAAATTCCAAAAGAAGGTGATACAGTGGTAGTTCCTTCTCTCAACAAGAAAGCAGTAGTTTTGAAGGTGGAGCCATCCAAGGAAGAAATAGTTGTTCAAGCTGGCAATATGAAGCTGAAGTTAAGGCTGGTGGATGTAATCTGA
- the LOC140009582 gene encoding uncharacterized protein isoform X3, with protein MILLTLLQEILSHSTTLSLVLLDEVGAGTNPQEGAALGMALLESFAEAGPLLTMATTHHGELKTLKYSNKAFENACMEFHEMNLKPTFRILWGVPGSLFNLVAVQMQSALLKGLEFQMQFWIMLVNFMEWLVQKLTRLSKKLHSDLVLTSKNVKEHQRNQRYKMTQKISETAGSARSRLHEKVRQLRTSHNNWQHRSMVKKSEDTLTSVDLQSEAGRSETSNASETLTANNTRQQPVPADKKAEIPKEGDTVVVPSLNKKAVVLKVEPSKEEIVVQAGNMKLKLRLVDVI; from the exons ATGATTTTGCTTACTCTTTTGCAGGAAATTCTATCTCATTCAACAACTTTGTCATTAGTGCTACTAGATGAA GTGGGCGCAGGAACAAATCCCCAAGAAGGCGCTGCATTGGGAATGGCATTGCTTGAATCTTTTGCAGAGGCTGGTCCATTACTAACAATGGCAACAACACATCATGGAGAACTTAAAACCCTTAAATACAG CAATAAAGCCTTCGAAAATGCATGCATGGAGTTTCACGAGATGAACTTGAAGCCCACCTTTAGGATTCTTTGGGGAGTACCAGGTTCTCTTTTCAATTTGGTG GCCGTTCAAATGCAATCAGCATTGCTGAAAGGCTTGGAATTCCAAATGCAATTTTGGATAATGCTCGTGAACTTTATGGAGTGGCTAGTGCAGAAATTAACGAG ATTGTCGAAAAAACTCCATAGCGATCTAGTGTTGACCAGCAAAAATGTCAAGGAACACCAAAGGAATCAAAGATACAAGATGACACAAAAAATATCTGAGACTGCAGGTTCAGCACGTTCAAGGCTTCATGAGAAAGTACGACAGCTTCGAACATCTCATAACAATTGGCAACATAGGTCAATGGTTAAAAAGAGCGAGGACACTTTGACTTCTGTTGATCTGCAAAGTGAAGCAGGAAGAAGTGAGACCTCCAATGCCTCTGAGACTCTAACTGCAAATAATACGAGGCAGCAACCAGTCCCAG CAGATAAAAAAGCTGAAATTCCAAAAGAAGGTGATACAGTGGTAGTTCCTTCTCTCAACAAGAAAGCAGTAGTTTTGAAGGTGGAGCCATCCAAGGAAGAAATAGTTGTTCAAGCTGGCAATATGAAGCTGAAGTTAAGGCTGGTGGATGTAATCTGA
- the LOC140009582 gene encoding uncharacterized protein isoform X4, with translation MALLESFAEAGPLLTMATTHHGELKTLKYSNKAFENACMEFHEMNLKPTFRILWGVPGRSNAISIAERLGIPNAILDNARELYGVASAEINEIIVEMERFKHNFHKQIQEAQHYLILSKKLHSDLVLTSKNVKEHQRNQRYKMTQKISETAGSARSRLHEKVRQLRTSHNNWQHRSMVKKSEDTLTSVDLQSEAGRSETSNASETLTANNTRQQPVPADKKAEIPKEGDTVVVPSLNKKAVVLKVEPSKEEIVVQAGNMKLKLRLVDVI, from the exons ATGGCATTGCTTGAATCTTTTGCAGAGGCTGGTCCATTACTAACAATGGCAACAACACATCATGGAGAACTTAAAACCCTTAAATACAG CAATAAAGCCTTCGAAAATGCATGCATGGAGTTTCACGAGATGAACTTGAAGCCCACCTTTAGGATTCTTTGGGGAGTACCAG GCCGTTCAAATGCAATCAGCATTGCTGAAAGGCTTGGAATTCCAAATGCAATTTTGGATAATGCTCGTGAACTTTATGGAGTGGCTAGTGCAGAAATTAACGAG ATTATAGTAGAAATGGAGAGATTTAAGCATAATTTCCATAAGCAAATCCAGGAAGCTCAACATTATCTGAT ATTGTCGAAAAAACTCCATAGCGATCTAGTGTTGACCAGCAAAAATGTCAAGGAACACCAAAGGAATCAAAGATACAAGATGACACAAAAAATATCTGAGACTGCAGGTTCAGCACGTTCAAGGCTTCATGAGAAAGTACGACAGCTTCGAACATCTCATAACAATTGGCAACATAGGTCAATGGTTAAAAAGAGCGAGGACACTTTGACTTCTGTTGATCTGCAAAGTGAAGCAGGAAGAAGTGAGACCTCCAATGCCTCTGAGACTCTAACTGCAAATAATACGAGGCAGCAACCAGTCCCAG CAGATAAAAAAGCTGAAATTCCAAAAGAAGGTGATACAGTGGTAGTTCCTTCTCTCAACAAGAAAGCAGTAGTTTTGAAGGTGGAGCCATCCAAGGAAGAAATAGTTGTTCAAGCTGGCAATATGAAGCTGAAGTTAAGGCTGGTGGATGTAATCTGA